One segment of Deltaproteobacteria bacterium DNA contains the following:
- a CDS encoding bifunctional UDP-4-keto-pentose/UDP-xylose synthase, whose amino-acid sequence MKVLILGVNGFIGHHLTARILADTGWKVYGMDLSAERLGAMVDHPRFEFVEGDISINKEWIEYHIKKADVVLPLVAIATPKVYVERPLSVFELDFEENLRIVRQAHRYGKRVVFPSTSEVYGMCQDAEFDEENSPLVLGPISRDRWIYSCSKQLLDRVIWAYGRQGLSFTLFRPFNWIGPRLDSIETAKEGSSRVVTQFIANLFLGEPIQLVDGGMQRRCFTYVDDGIAGLMKILENRGGCASGRIYNIGNPKNDCSVRDLARILRDLFAKHPFARGRKIPGIVGVSSDQFYGKGYQDIQTRTPSIARAKEFLGWSPKVGLRDALKRTLDAFLEENAPPKRRAAAGRGRNQV is encoded by the coding sequence ATGAAGGTACTGATTCTCGGAGTCAACGGCTTCATCGGGCATCATTTGACCGCGCGCATCCTTGCGGACACCGGCTGGAAGGTGTACGGGATGGACCTTTCGGCGGAGCGCCTCGGGGCAATGGTCGACCATCCGAGGTTCGAGTTCGTCGAAGGGGACATCTCCATCAACAAGGAGTGGATCGAGTATCACATCAAGAAAGCCGACGTGGTGCTGCCCCTCGTCGCCATCGCTACTCCGAAGGTTTACGTGGAGCGTCCCCTCTCGGTCTTCGAGCTGGACTTCGAGGAGAACCTCCGGATCGTGCGCCAGGCCCACCGTTACGGCAAGCGGGTCGTCTTCCCTTCCACATCCGAAGTGTACGGCATGTGCCAGGACGCCGAGTTCGACGAGGAGAATTCCCCGCTGGTCCTGGGCCCCATCTCCAGGGACCGGTGGATCTACTCCTGCAGCAAGCAGCTGCTGGACCGGGTCATCTGGGCCTACGGGCGGCAGGGGCTTTCGTTCACCCTGTTCCGGCCGTTCAACTGGATCGGCCCCCGGCTCGACTCTATCGAAACGGCGAAGGAAGGCAGCTCGCGCGTGGTGACCCAGTTCATCGCCAACCTGTTCCTCGGCGAGCCCATCCAGCTCGTGGACGGCGGCATGCAGCGCCGCTGTTTCACTTACGTCGACGACGGGATCGCCGGGCTTATGAAAATCCTCGAGAACCGCGGGGGGTGCGCCTCCGGAAGGATCTACAACATCGGGAACCCGAAGAACGACTGCTCGGTCCGCGACCTGGCCCGCATCCTCCGGGACCTTTTCGCGAAGCATCCCTTCGCCAGGGGGAGAAAGATTCCGGGAATCGTGGGGGTGAGCTCGGACCAGTTCTACGGGAAGGGATACCAGGACATTCAAACCCGAACGCCGTCGATTGCGAGGGCGAAGGAGTTCCTCGGCTGGAGCCCGAAGGTGGGGCTCCGGGACGCGTTGAAGCGGACGCTCGACGCTTTCCTCGAAGAAAACGCGCCTCCGAAGCGCCGCGCCGCGGCCGGACGGGGAAGAAACCAAGTATAG
- a CDS encoding polysaccharide deacetylase family protein, translating into MAGERILALKIDVDTRRGMEAGVPALLAALSAASVRATFFLSFGPDNSGKAVYRLLRNPRFLAKMVRTNAPGLYGWRTALYGTLLPAPMIAAAFPELCREIEAQGHEVEFHAWDHRTWQDALPRKEEGWIREWFDRGLAAYRDCLGHAPRAFAAPAWLLTERAVAVLSEYPWEYLSCTRAPVPFVLAGTGKLEVPSDLPCLEESGGAKGAGAVLSALSTGGIHVLPAHAEAEGGIWGDALAEILRGAAELGYRIVPLSGIAAALRDRKLPERPFRLSLLPGRGSPCAV; encoded by the coding sequence ATGGCCGGCGAGCGGATACTGGCTCTCAAGATCGACGTCGACACGCGGCGCGGGATGGAGGCGGGGGTTCCCGCGCTCCTTGCGGCGCTGTCGGCCGCCTCGGTCCGCGCCACCTTCTTTCTCTCCTTCGGCCCGGACAACTCGGGAAAAGCGGTCTACCGGCTCCTCCGCAATCCCCGGTTCCTCGCCAAGATGGTGCGAACGAACGCTCCGGGGCTTTACGGGTGGAGGACCGCCCTCTACGGAACGCTTCTTCCCGCCCCGATGATCGCAGCCGCGTTCCCGGAGTTGTGCAGGGAGATCGAGGCGCAGGGACACGAGGTCGAGTTCCACGCATGGGACCACCGCACCTGGCAGGACGCCTTGCCGCGCAAGGAAGAGGGATGGATCCGGGAGTGGTTCGACCGGGGGCTTGCCGCCTACCGTGATTGCCTCGGCCACGCGCCCAGGGCTTTCGCAGCTCCTGCATGGCTGCTTACCGAGCGGGCGGTCGCTGTCCTTTCGGAATATCCTTGGGAATACCTGAGTTGCACGCGCGCCCCGGTTCCCTTCGTTCTTGCGGGTACGGGGAAGCTCGAAGTCCCCTCCGACCTGCCCTGCCTGGAGGAATCGGGAGGCGCAAAGGGGGCCGGAGCGGTACTTTCGGCGCTTTCGACGGGGGGAATCCACGTCCTGCCCGCGCATGCGGAAGCCGAGGGTGGAATCTGGGGGGACGCTTTGGCGGAGATTTTACGTGGTGCGGCGGAGCTGGGATACCGGATCGTCCCCCTTTCCGGGATCGCGGCAGCCTTAAGGGATCGGAAATTGCCCGAGCGTCCCTTCCGTTTGTCCCTGCTGCCCGGCAGGGGGTCCCCCTGCGCGGTATGA
- a CDS encoding nitronate monooxygenase translates to MRLPTLTIGKFTARIPIVQGGMSVRVSTSSLAAAVAECGGIGTIGGSGIPVDELREDIRKAKRMTQGIVAVNIMFAIREFMEAVKASIEAGVDMIVTGAGFSRDIFKVGKDHNVPIVSIVSSPEFGKLAERSGADAIVVEAKEAGGHLGTDRALRELFPEVRKVVKKVPLIAAGGITDGYEVGEMMSRYGADGVQMATRFVLTRECDVSEAFKQTYLNARQEDVVLVDSPVGLPGRAIRNRFLRRLHGGESVYDGQCKRGCLKKCSHSFCIIDRLEMSRGGDVEEGLVFSGENVWKISDIPSVRELVDRLVAEAESVYAPVPA, encoded by the coding sequence TTGAGACTGCCGACTCTTACCATAGGTAAATTCACGGCGCGCATCCCGATCGTGCAGGGGGGGATGTCCGTCCGCGTTTCGACGTCCTCGCTCGCGGCAGCGGTGGCGGAATGCGGGGGAATCGGGACGATCGGGGGCTCCGGCATCCCTGTGGACGAGCTCCGGGAGGACATCCGCAAGGCGAAGCGGATGACCCAGGGGATCGTCGCCGTCAACATCATGTTCGCCATCCGTGAGTTCATGGAAGCCGTCAAGGCCTCCATCGAGGCCGGTGTGGACATGATAGTCACAGGGGCGGGATTCTCCCGCGATATCTTCAAGGTCGGCAAGGACCATAACGTACCCATCGTCTCCATCGTTTCCTCTCCCGAGTTCGGCAAGCTCGCGGAGCGCAGCGGGGCCGACGCGATCGTGGTTGAGGCCAAGGAAGCCGGAGGCCACCTCGGCACCGACAGGGCTCTGCGCGAGCTGTTTCCCGAGGTCCGGAAGGTGGTGAAGAAGGTTCCGCTCATCGCCGCGGGGGGGATCACGGACGGATACGAAGTCGGCGAAATGATGAGCCGGTACGGCGCGGACGGCGTGCAGATGGCGACGCGTTTCGTCCTCACCAGGGAATGCGATGTCTCCGAAGCCTTCAAGCAGACCTATCTGAACGCCAGGCAGGAGGACGTCGTCCTGGTCGATTCACCGGTCGGGCTGCCGGGCCGGGCGATCCGGAACCGGTTCCTTCGCCGGCTTCACGGCGGGGAAAGCGTCTACGACGGCCAGTGCAAAAGGGGCTGCCTGAAAAAATGCAGCCATTCCTTCTGCATCATCGACCGGCTCGAAATGTCCCGCGGGGGAGACGTTGAGGAAGGGCTTGTGTTTTCCGGGGAGAACGTCTGGAAGATTTCCGATATTCCCTCGGTCCGCGAACTGGTCGACCGCCTCGTCGCCGAGGCGGAAAGCGTCTACGCCCCCGTCCCTGCCTGA
- a CDS encoding PAS domain-containing protein, with translation MRDWVERASMSGPLSPGDRFWWNRHCRRIFGYDREKAEGKSILDLLERRDSETKVRDIVTQVFRGESFFNLKWEIRTAAGDIRWVMTNVQPYQGMGSDVEMGICVNVDVTYRQKLPDQAGTGA, from the coding sequence TTGCGGGACTGGGTGGAAAGGGCATCGATGTCGGGGCCGCTCTCTCCCGGGGATCGATTCTGGTGGAACCGGCACTGCCGCAGGATCTTCGGCTACGACCGGGAAAAAGCCGAGGGGAAATCGATCCTCGACCTGTTGGAAAGGCGCGATAGCGAGACGAAGGTGCGCGACATCGTGACGCAGGTGTTCCGCGGGGAATCGTTCTTCAACCTCAAATGGGAGATACGCACCGCGGCGGGAGACATACGATGGGTAATGACCAACGTCCAGCCTTACCAAGGCATGGGAAGCGACGTGGAGATGGGAATCTGCGTGAACGTGGACGTTACATACAGACAGAAACTCCCGGATCAGGCAGGGACGGGGGCGTAG
- a CDS encoding MFS transporter, producing the protein MAETSHAAHSPSGRNGPSIPVPILIACALTFVLYLGAYMRLPLVPLFAGELGASTFQVGMINAGFMLAATFLSLPLGLVSDRLGRRRLILAGMAISALTSLFLLFARTPFQVGAIYLFSGVGLACFSPAMMSYVGDVSPTPFLGRAYGWYTSALYLGMAAGPGLGGVIGGGGFMYAFSVSAAIIAAGVLLGGPKMPAPPPVLVPPTRDLAADFREIANNRAVLACWLATFFSTYAWGSLFAFFPLYARDSGIPVVHTGFIFTCQAAANALFRIPIGHFSDRLGKRVPFIVGGNLLFSLAIGAVGQATRLVPLYFIFLVVGGSMAATFTAIGALISEAVPTRIRGLAMGGYNTCIYGGFAVSAATLGAVISRSGFSAGFALAGGMCAAATLVLAFLFPRGTVTRY; encoded by the coding sequence ATGGCGGAAACATCCCATGCTGCCCATTCTCCTTCCGGGCGGAACGGTCCCTCGATCCCCGTTCCAATCCTCATCGCATGCGCGCTGACCTTCGTCCTGTACCTCGGCGCCTACATGCGCCTGCCTCTCGTTCCGCTTTTCGCGGGGGAGCTCGGCGCCTCGACGTTCCAGGTGGGGATGATAAACGCCGGCTTCATGCTTGCGGCGACGTTTCTATCGCTCCCCCTCGGTCTTGTTTCCGACCGGCTCGGGCGGAGGCGCCTTATCCTCGCGGGAATGGCGATATCGGCCCTGACCTCGCTCTTTCTCCTCTTCGCCCGCACTCCTTTCCAGGTCGGGGCCATCTACCTTTTTTCCGGGGTAGGACTCGCATGCTTCTCGCCGGCCATGATGTCCTACGTCGGGGACGTATCCCCGACTCCCTTTCTCGGAAGGGCCTACGGGTGGTACACCTCCGCCCTCTATCTCGGAATGGCAGCGGGGCCGGGGCTCGGCGGGGTCATCGGCGGCGGCGGCTTCATGTATGCATTTTCCGTGTCCGCGGCCATTATCGCCGCGGGAGTTCTTCTCGGCGGGCCGAAGATGCCGGCTCCGCCTCCCGTCCTCGTCCCGCCCACGCGGGACCTGGCCGCGGATTTCCGCGAGATAGCGAACAACCGCGCGGTGCTTGCCTGCTGGCTCGCGACCTTTTTCTCCACCTATGCATGGGGATCCCTCTTCGCATTTTTCCCGCTGTACGCCCGCGATTCCGGGATCCCGGTGGTCCACACCGGTTTCATCTTCACCTGCCAGGCGGCGGCCAACGCCCTCTTCAGGATCCCCATCGGGCACTTTTCCGACCGGCTGGGGAAACGGGTTCCCTTCATCGTCGGCGGAAATCTGCTGTTCTCGCTTGCCATAGGCGCAGTAGGTCAGGCCACCCGCCTTGTTCCGCTTTATTTCATCTTCCTTGTAGTGGGCGGAAGCATGGCGGCGACCTTCACCGCGATCGGCGCGCTGATTTCCGAGGCGGTCCCCACACGCATCAGGGGCCTGGCCATGGGCGGCTATAACACCTGCATTTACGGGGGGTTCGCGGTATCAGCCGCGACACTCGGCGCGGTGATTTCCCGATCCGGCTTTTCCGCCGGGTTCGCCCTCGCCGGGGGGATGTGCGCGGCCGCCACCCTTGTCCTTGCCTTCCTGTTCCCCCGCGGGACCGTAACCCGATACTGA
- a CDS encoding histidine phosphatase family protein, with the protein MDLSFESHPAMTDLWLVRHGEAVPEDVDPARPLTAEGSRAISAAAYVIAGRMGNPDLVAASGKRRARQTAEIFAAAAGYPGENIVETPALSPGASPEAFLSFLEEHKDKGTVLCAGHLPSIALFASFLLSSGDPIRLAFGPGTACHIRLSGIRRGAGELALLL; encoded by the coding sequence TTGGACCTTTCTTTCGAATCGCATCCTGCGATGACGGACCTCTGGCTTGTCCGGCATGGAGAGGCGGTGCCGGAGGACGTCGATCCCGCCCGCCCGCTTACCGCGGAAGGGAGCCGGGCGATCTCCGCGGCGGCTTACGTCATTGCAGGCAGGATGGGCAATCCCGATCTCGTCGCCGCAAGCGGGAAACGCAGGGCTCGCCAGACTGCCGAGATTTTCGCGGCTGCCGCCGGATATCCCGGGGAAAATATAGTCGAAACGCCCGCCCTTTCCCCCGGGGCTTCGCCGGAAGCGTTTCTTTCGTTCCTCGAGGAGCACAAGGATAAGGGAACCGTCCTTTGCGCCGGGCACCTCCCGTCGATCGCCCTTTTCGCTTCCTTCCTGCTTTCCTCCGGAGATCCGATAAGGCTTGCCTTCGGACCCGGGACGGCATGCCACATCCGCCTTTCCGGCATCCGCCGCGGGGCAGGGGAATTGGCCCTTCTTTTATAG
- a CDS encoding MucR family transcriptional regulator, with the protein MDKRVVIELTAEIVSSHASVNEMSREDLLDEIQAVFTKLSSLAGAEVTEEAGPAEVKPAVPVNKAFGADKVFCLECGKGFTTLKKHLAISHNLSPKDYRKKFNIPAKTPLVARNYSESKKKIAQKLGLAAKLAEGRKKRAKK; encoded by the coding sequence ATGGATAAGCGGGTTGTAATAGAGTTGACGGCGGAAATAGTTTCCTCTCACGCGTCGGTAAATGAAATGAGCAGGGAAGATCTCCTCGACGAAATTCAGGCGGTGTTTACGAAGTTAAGCTCTCTTGCCGGCGCAGAGGTGACGGAGGAAGCGGGTCCCGCGGAAGTAAAGCCTGCCGTCCCCGTGAATAAGGCATTCGGCGCCGACAAGGTCTTTTGTCTGGAATGCGGCAAGGGGTTTACGACGCTGAAAAAACACCTTGCCATAAGCCACAACCTGTCTCCGAAGGATTATAGAAAGAAATTCAATATTCCCGCCAAAACCCCGCTCGTGGCAAGGAACTATTCCGAATCCAAGAAGAAAATCGCGCAGAAACTCGGCCTCGCGGCGAAACTCGCCGAGGGCCGCAAAAAGCGCGCAAAAAAATAA
- a CDS encoding superoxide dismutase → MAYAARNYEKLIGMEGFSETLLKNHFTLYQGYVTNTNKLLDNLGGMLADGKTGTPEYAELKRRLGWEFNGMRLHEYYFENLGGKGGIDAGGRLGKALAAEFGNVEKWEADFRAAGAMRGIGWVVLYQDTVGGRFINQWVNEHDVGNPAGATPILVMDVFEHAFMIDYGLKRADYIASFFKNIDWKAAEGRLK, encoded by the coding sequence ATGGCATACGCCGCCAGGAACTACGAAAAGCTCATCGGAATGGAAGGGTTCAGCGAAACTCTTCTGAAAAACCACTTCACCCTGTATCAGGGTTACGTGACCAACACGAACAAGCTCCTGGACAACCTGGGCGGGATGCTCGCCGACGGGAAGACCGGCACGCCGGAGTACGCGGAGCTGAAGCGCCGTCTTGGGTGGGAGTTCAACGGAATGCGCCTCCACGAGTATTACTTCGAAAACCTCGGCGGAAAGGGCGGGATCGATGCCGGGGGCCGCCTCGGAAAGGCCCTCGCCGCGGAGTTCGGAAACGTCGAAAAGTGGGAGGCGGATTTCCGCGCCGCGGGAGCGATGCGCGGGATAGGCTGGGTCGTATTGTACCAGGACACCGTCGGAGGGCGATTTATCAACCAGTGGGTCAACGAGCACGATGTCGGGAATCCAGCGGGCGCGACGCCGATCCTCGTGATGGACGTCTTCGAGCACGCCTTCATGATCGACTACGGCCTGAAGCGGGCGGACTACATCGCATCCTTCTTCAAGAACATCGACTGGAAAGCGGCGGAGGGCCGCCTGAAATAG
- a CDS encoding sigma-54-dependent Fis family transcriptional regulator, with protein MSGKILIAEDDRNLRRVLRAMLVREGYDVAEAADGEAAAAWLAGHSADALVSDIRMPKMDGLALFRHCLERHPSLPVILVTAYGTIGDAVNAIRAGAFDYITKPFDEAELLRIVGNAVRTAAADEGAAGVGESAEEWFGMVGRSPVWLEVRKVIEKAATSPFPVLITGETGTGKELVARAIHRISGRRDGPFIKVNGAAIPPTLWEAEVFGYEKGAFTGAAYSKPGRFELADGGTFFLDEVGEVPLPMQGKLLRVLQDREFERVGGVKTLTADARLICASNRDLKKRMEAGKFREDLFYRINGIPVQLPPLRMRREDLRPLAEYFLQRTGAEMGLGRKKLTAESEEILERYPWPGNIRELENAVGRAVALSEGEEITPPDLCLALADLEGENASPEEVRFHESVREHKRAIIRRAIRSAGGNKTKAAETLGLTPTYLSRLIRLLDVESKEA; from the coding sequence TTGAGCGGAAAAATCCTGATCGCCGAAGACGACCGAAACCTTCGCCGCGTGCTGCGGGCGATGCTGGTGCGGGAAGGATACGACGTCGCGGAGGCGGCAGACGGCGAAGCCGCCGCCGCGTGGCTTGCCGGCCACTCCGCGGACGCGCTGGTGTCCGACATCCGGATGCCGAAGATGGACGGACTGGCCCTCTTCCGGCATTGCCTGGAACGGCACCCTTCCCTTCCCGTGATCCTGGTCACCGCCTACGGGACGATCGGGGACGCGGTGAACGCGATCCGCGCCGGGGCCTTCGACTACATCACCAAGCCGTTCGACGAGGCGGAATTATTGCGCATCGTCGGAAACGCCGTCCGTACCGCGGCCGCCGACGAGGGGGCGGCCGGCGTCGGCGAATCGGCGGAGGAGTGGTTCGGCATGGTGGGACGCTCCCCGGTGTGGCTCGAGGTCCGCAAGGTGATCGAGAAGGCGGCCACCTCACCCTTCCCCGTCCTTATCACGGGTGAGACGGGGACGGGAAAGGAGCTGGTCGCGCGGGCCATCCACCGGATCAGCGGGCGCAGGGACGGTCCGTTCATAAAGGTCAACGGTGCGGCGATCCCGCCGACGCTGTGGGAGGCGGAAGTCTTCGGCTACGAGAAGGGGGCCTTCACGGGCGCGGCGTACTCGAAGCCCGGACGGTTCGAACTGGCCGACGGAGGAACGTTCTTCCTCGACGAGGTCGGCGAGGTGCCGCTGCCCATGCAGGGGAAGCTCCTGAGGGTGCTCCAGGACCGGGAATTCGAGCGTGTCGGCGGGGTGAAGACTCTCACGGCGGACGCGCGGCTCATCTGCGCTTCCAACAGGGACCTGAAAAAGAGGATGGAGGCGGGCAAGTTCAGGGAGGACCTTTTTTACCGTATAAACGGAATACCGGTGCAACTCCCTCCCCTGCGGATGCGGCGGGAGGACCTGCGCCCCCTGGCGGAATATTTTCTGCAGAGAACCGGGGCAGAAATGGGGCTCGGACGCAAAAAGCTCACTGCCGAATCGGAGGAGATCCTCGAACGCTACCCTTGGCCGGGCAACATCCGGGAACTGGAGAACGCCGTCGGAAGGGCCGTCGCCCTGTCGGAGGGAGAAGAGATAACCCCGCCCGATCTCTGCCTTGCGTTGGCCGATCTCGAGGGAGAGAATGCCTCTCCGGAGGAAGTGCGCTTCCACGAGTCCGTCCGCGAGCACAAGCGCGCCATTATCAGGCGCGCGATCCGCAGCGCAGGAGGCAACAAGACGAAAGCCGCGGAAACCCTGGGCCTTACGCCCACCTACCTGTCGCGATTGATCAGGCTCCTCGATGTGGAATCGAAGGAAGCCTGA
- a CDS encoding YbaK/EbsC family protein: protein MIEARGANEIRAFFEARGLSKEIRTFDESTHNSGLAAQSLGVEVGQIAKTILLMVDESPVVVVISGDRRVDFKKVKALRGGRRVRLAGPEDVTTHTGFKVGAVSPVALPAGIPLYQDLSLRRFASIYPAAGETNNMFATTPDELLSLASAVEKDLARAEDAQ, encoded by the coding sequence TTGATCGAAGCGCGCGGGGCGAACGAGATAAGGGCGTTCTTCGAGGCCCGTGGGCTTTCGAAGGAGATCCGCACCTTCGACGAATCGACGCACAATTCCGGGCTGGCGGCGCAATCGCTCGGCGTGGAAGTCGGACAGATAGCGAAGACGATCCTTCTCATGGTCGACGAATCGCCCGTGGTCGTCGTGATTTCAGGCGACAGGCGCGTGGATTTCAAAAAGGTAAAGGCGCTGCGCGGAGGTCGCAGGGTCCGTCTCGCGGGCCCCGAGGACGTGACGACGCACACCGGTTTCAAGGTGGGGGCCGTATCGCCGGTGGCTCTTCCCGCCGGAATTCCCCTCTACCAGGATCTCTCGCTGCGCCGTTTCGCGTCGATCTACCCCGCCGCGGGGGAAACGAACAACATGTTCGCCACGACTCCCGACGAGCTGCTTTCCCTCGCCTCCGCGGTAGAAAAGGACCTCGCCAGGGCCGAAGACGCGCAATAA
- a CDS encoding epoxyqueuosine reductase translates to MIHVFDVAFIAGTHGAPVCGAVPVKALPERAEEIEGILPGARSVVVLAAPHSRSAIGSRNAQVAQYDTIHAYNETARAAHTVALWLERKGHRAVAVPAFIPIDMSPPKYGMRGAVDWRGAAVAAGIGSYGENGLLVTGEFGPAVRLGGVVTDADISEGKPLSEPLCTHCMRCVEACPAGALTGNGAIDKRKCGDLIFSGGYRAWRDYLVGLIEATPEKRKEMTASRISLDLWQNFMTGNYYYCFACQAACPVGKRVNDDAVVMNADA, encoded by the coding sequence ATGATCCACGTATTCGATGTGGCGTTCATCGCAGGGACTCACGGGGCGCCTGTATGCGGGGCCGTCCCTGTGAAGGCGTTGCCTGAAAGGGCGGAGGAGATCGAGGGCATTCTTCCCGGCGCGCGGTCGGTGGTCGTTCTCGCCGCCCCGCACTCGCGCAGCGCCATCGGGTCGCGGAACGCGCAGGTCGCCCAGTACGACACGATACACGCTTACAATGAGACGGCAAGGGCGGCGCACACCGTGGCTTTGTGGCTGGAAAGAAAGGGCCACAGGGCGGTCGCGGTGCCCGCCTTCATCCCGATCGACATGTCGCCGCCGAAATACGGGATGCGTGGGGCGGTGGACTGGCGTGGCGCCGCAGTGGCCGCGGGGATCGGCAGTTACGGAGAGAACGGCCTGCTGGTCACAGGGGAGTTCGGTCCGGCGGTCCGCCTCGGCGGCGTGGTGACCGATGCGGATATTTCGGAAGGGAAGCCGCTTTCGGAACCGTTGTGCACGCACTGCATGCGTTGCGTCGAGGCTTGCCCGGCGGGTGCGCTCACCGGAAACGGAGCGATCGACAAACGGAAGTGCGGGGACTTGATCTTCTCGGGCGGATACCGGGCATGGCGGGATTACCTTGTCGGCCTCATCGAGGCGACCCCGGAAAAACGGAAGGAGATGACCGCGAGCCGGATTTCCCTCGACCTATGGCAGAACTTCATGACGGGAAACTACTATTACTGCTTCGCCTGCCAGGCGGCGTGCCCTGTTGGGAAGCGCGTAAATGACGATGCCGTCGTCATGAATGCCGATGCCTGA